The DNA sequence TGTCCGCTTCCACTCCCACCCCGAGGGTGAACTCAATGCTTCCGCCGAAGGCTGGGACGGCATGGAGATCTACAACCGTCACGCCGACGCCGAGGACGATACCGACCTCATCGCTTACCTGAAAACAGCCGCCTCGTCGCCCGCGCAACTTCAGGCGCTGGCCCAGATCTTCAAACAGTTTCCCGACGAAGCCTTTGGGGCGGGGTGCGACTACTGGCCGGAGATCTTCGCCCGTTGGGACAGCATCACGTCCACGCGGCCGTTCACCGGGATCGCTGCCAACGACGCCCATCAGAACCAGGTCCTGGACGGCGGCAAGTTGGTGCTCGACCCCTACCCTGTCGCCTTCCGCAACGTGGTCACGCACATCCTGGCTCGTGAGTTGACGGAAGAGTCGGTAATCGCCTCCCTCCGCGCCGGCCGCGCCTATGTCTCTCACGACTGGCTTTGTGATCCGGCCGGCTTTTACTTCATTGCCACCAATAACTTAGGTGTCTATGAGATGGGTGATGCAATTCCCCTGGCCGGCACCACCCGCCTGGTGCTGCGCTCGCCCATCGCCGCCAACTGGAAGATCTTCTATGAGGGCAAGGTGGTGTTCGAGCAGAAGGGCGCTCTTCTCTCTTACGTCGCCGCCGCGCCCGGTTCCTACCGCGCCGAGGCGTGGCTGGAGGTCGATGGCGAACAGCGTCCCTGGATCTACACAAACGCAATCCGTACGGAAAAGCCCGACTACTCCAAGGTAGGTCTGCCCAATCAGACCCTCGACCCCGGCATCGGCGTCGAAAAGGACATCGAGTACACCGCCGGCGCGGCGGAAGACGCGGAGAAGCACAAACTCGACATCTACAAGAAGGAAGGGCTGGCTGCGAATGCGCCGGTGCTGTTCTTTGTCCACGGCGGAGCCTGGCGCTCCGGCGACCGCAAACAGTACCCGTTCTTCGGGAACCTTTTCACCAAATCGGGTTACATCGTGGTAGTGCCCAGCTACCGCCTCTCGCCAAAGGTGAAGCACCCCGGACATATCGAGGACGTCGCCGCCGCGTTCGCCTGGACCGTGAAGAACATCGCGGCGCGCGGCGGCGATCCGGCCAGAATTGTCGTGGCCGGCCACTCCGCCGGCGGCCACCTCGTGGCTCTACTGGCCACCAATCCACAGTGGCTCGCCACCTATGGCCTGGACGCCCGCAACATCCGCGCTGTTCTGGCGCTCAGCGGTGTGTACAACTTGACGGCACTGGAAGGTTCCACGAATTCCGCTGTCTTTGGCTCCGATCCCGATGTGTTGCGCGGCGCATCGGCTTTGAAACAGATTCGCTCCGGCCTGCCTCCTTTTCTGGTCACCTACTGCCAGTGGGACTACGCGACGCTCCCCCAGCAGGCGGTCGAGTTCCACGATGCGCTGAAATCGGCCGGCCTCCGGTCGGAACTGGTTTATATCCCTGGCGAAAGCCACATTACCGAGATGACAAATATCACCAAACCCACGGACGCTTTGGCCCGCACGATGCAGAACTTCCTGGAGGGCCTCCAATGAGCGCCGCGCCGGAGTTCGATGTCGTCGGAGTCGGACTCAATGCCACCGACACCATGATCGTGATTCCGCACTTCCCCGCCTACGGTGGCAAGGTGCCTTTTCTGGACGAGATGTTCAGCCCCGGCGGCCAGGTGGCCAGTGCCATGGTCTGCTGCTCCGCCTTGGGCCTCAAGGCGAAGTACATCGGCACCATCGGCGACGATCAGCGTGGCGACATCCAGTGGCAAAGCCTGGAGGGCTCTGGCGTGAACCTCGACCACGTCCAACGCCGCGTCAATTGCCCGAATCAGTCCGCTTACATCCTCATCGATCAGACCACCGGCGAGCGAACCGTCTTCTGGAGCCGGTCGGATTGCCTGCGGCTGGAGCCCGACGAGATCACGCCGGAGATGATCACCTGCGCGCGCCTGCTCCACATCGATGGCCACGACACGCCGGCCGTAGCCCATGCCGCCCGCATCGCCCGGCAACACGGCATCCCCGTCACCGTCGACGTCGACACCCTCTACAAAGGTTTCGAGAACGTCCTGCCCAATGTCGACTACCTCATCACCTCCAGCGAATTCCCGGAACGTTGGACCGGCGAGGCCGATCCCATGAAGGCCCTCACCCTGCTGCAGGACTCCTTTGGTATGAAGGTCGCGGCCATGACGTTGGGCGCCCACGGAGCGCTGGCCCGCGTCGGCGGCCGCTTCGTCTACTCCCCCGCCTTCGTCGTGAACTGCCTGGATACCACCGGTGCCGGAGACGTCTTCCACGGAGCCTTCTGCTACTCTGTGGTGAAAGGCTTCGAAATTGGTGAAGCTCTGGAGTTTGCAAACGCAATGGCTGCTCTGAATTGCACGGCCATGGGCGCCCGCGGCGGCATTTCACCGGAATCTGAAGCCCGCGCTCTCATCGCCCGCGGTGAGCGCCGCACCAAGTCGGAGTTCAAGGCTTACCGGATCTGAGCGAATGATCCCGATTCACGATTCGCAGCGCAGCTTCTCCAAGCCGGTGATGACCACCCTCATCATCGGCCTGAACGCGCTCGCGTTCCTGTTCGAGCTCTCCTTCGACCCCTTTACCCGCAACGACCTCATCGCCGTCCTCGGTTTCGTGCCCGATCACTTCCGCTGGATCACCCTGTTCACCTCCATGTTCCTCCACAGCGGGTGGATGCATCTGCTGGGTAACATGTTGTTTCTATGGGTGTTCGGCGACAATATCGAGGACATCCTGGGCCGCATGAACTTCCTGGTCTTCTATCTGCTCTGCGGTGTGGCCGCAGCCATGGGCCAGTACCTGATCAACCCTGACTCGCGCATCCCCATGGTCGGCGCCAGCGGCGCCATCGCCGGCGTCATGGGCGCCTACATGGTGAAGTTCCCGCACGCGCGCATCACCATGATCGGCTGGTTCATCATCATCTTCTCCTTTGATTTGCCCGCCTACGTGGTGTTGCTCTACTGGTTCGCCCTCCAATTCTTCAGCGGCTTCGGAGCCATCTCCGACGTCCAGTCGCGCGGCGGCGGCATCGCTTTCTTCGCCCACGTCGGTGGCTTCCTGGCCGGCATGGCGCTCATCCATCTCTTCAAAACACGCGACCTCTACCGCCAGCGTCGCGACCTGCTCTGGTAAATGTTCTACCCACCCCTGCTCGACCTGGAAAACGCGCCCGCTCTCGATGTGCTGGCCATTGCCGCCCACCCCGACGACATCGAACAGACCTGCGGCGGCGCCCTGCTGAAGATGGCCGAGATGGGCTATGTCACCGGCGCGCTCGATCTCACCGCCGGCGACATGGGCACTCGTGGCTCACCCGAACTCCGCATGGAAGAGGCTCGCAAAGCCGCCTCCATCCTGCGTCTGGACTTCCGCGAAAACCTCCAGATGCCCGATGCCCGGCTGGAGAACAGCATCCCGCTGCGCATGACCCTGATGGGCGTCATCCGCCGGCTGAAGCCCAAAGTGCTGATCCTCCCCTACTGGGAAGCCCGCCACCCCGACCACTACGTGGCCTCCATTCTCGGCTTTGAGGCTGCTTTCCTCTCCGGCATCCGCAAGATGGACGATCTGGCCGAACCGCACCGGCCCTTCAAAGTTGTCTATGCGTCCAGCTACGCCACCGTGGCTCCGTCGTTTGTCATGGACATCACGCCCTACTTCGAACGCCGCATGGAATCCCTCTTCGCCTACGAATCCCAGTACGGCGAAACCGCCCAAGGGGCCGGCCTCTTCCCCAAAAAGGAAGAGATCCACGACCGCTTGCGGTCCATCGCCCGCTACTACGGCAACCTGATCGGAGCCAAGTACGGCGAACCCTACGTCGTCAAGGAAACCATGAAGGTGGATGACCTGGTGTCGATGGGCGTACGATCGTTCTGACACTCCACGAGGTAGTCAGCTCATGTCCTCTCGCCGCGAATTCCTTTCGGCCGCTCTGGCGACCCAAATACCCGTCCAGAAGGCCGCCAACGTCAGCCACATCCAGATCAAAGCGGACAAGTTCTACTTCAACGGACGAGCCACCTACGCGGGCCGTGTCTGGAAGGGCCATTCCATTGAGGGCCTGTTGCTGAACTCGCGCGTGGTACAGGGCATCTTCGACGACGAAAACCCGCAAACCGTCTCCAGATGGGCCTATCCCGACACCGGCAAGTGGGATCCCAATCGCAATACCGACGAGTTCCTCGCGGCCATGCCGCAGTGGCGCAGACATGGACTGCTCGGCATCACGCTCAACCTCCAGGGAGGCAGTCCCCAGGGCTATTCGAAGGAACAACCCTGGCGCAACAGCGCCATTGCCCCCGATGGCTCGCTCAAGCCCGCCTACATGGCCCGCCTGCAACGGATCCTCGAGAACGCCAAGTCCATGAACATGGCTGTGATCCTGGGCATCTTCTACTTTGGCCAGGACGAATACCTGGCGAACGAAGACGCCGTGCGCAAGGCGGTTCGCGAGACCATTCGGTTTCTCCAGCGCGGTGGCCACTGGCACGTTCTGGTGGAAATCGCCAACGAGTGCGACAACCGGAGCTACCAGCAGCCGCTCATCCAGGCTCCGCGCATCCATGAATTGATCGCCCTGGCCAAATCCATCACCACGGCCGGGCTGCGCCATTATGTCAGCGCCAGCTTCAATGGCGGCTCCATCCCCCACTCGAACGTTGTGAAGGAAGCCGACTTCCTCCTGATGCACGGCAACGGCGTCCGTGATCCCAAACGCATCACCCAGATGGTCGAGCAGGCCCGCCGCGTGGAGGGCTACCGGCCCATGCCCATCGTCTTCAACGAGGACGACCACTTCGACTTCGACAAACCCGAGAACAACTTCGTGGCCGCGATAACGGCCGGAGCCTCCTGGGGCTACTTCGACCCCGGCGCCAGCGACTACGCCGACGGCTACCAGTGCCCGCCCGTGAATTGGGGCATCAATACCGATCGCAAGAAAGCGTTCTTCCGTCTGGTGGCGGAAATGTCCGGCGCCCGCGTCTGAGACGGTACCCCAGCCGGCGCGTAGCGCATCAAAAGGAAGAATGTCGCAAGGAACTATCGTTCGTGCCGCCGCCGGCCAGGCTCAGTTTTCTCCAGACAGGATGGGCAAGGTCTCACTGGCCGCGGCGGATCATCTCTACGCCGGGCTGAACTGCCTGCTGCCCGGGCAGCAGCACCAGGCTCATACCCATGCCGACCAGGACAAGATGTACGTCGTCCTCGACGGAGCCGGAGAAGTCCAACTGGGCGAAGAACTCTCGGCCGTGACCGCGGGTGACCTCATCCTCGCGCCCGCCGGCGTCCTACACGGCATCCATAACACTGGGGTCGACCCGCTGGTCGTCCTCGTCGTCTTCAGTCCGCCGCCGGTCCGCAAATGATCCGTCCGGCCCTCCTCCTGTTGCTCGCCGCCGCGGCTTTCGGCCAGGAAAGCGGTGTCCAATCGCTTGCCAGCAAGGCCTTGGCCGCCGAGCTGACGCGCATCGAGCAGGAGTCCGGAGGCCAGCTCGGTCTAGCTGCTATCTGCCCGGAAAAGAACCTGCGCATCGGCTGGCGCGCGACGGACCGCTTCCCCCTGGCCGAACTCGCCCACCTGCCCGTCGCCATCCGCACCATGGCCCTGATGGAAGCGGGCCTCCTGCCCTTCCGCAAGTGGGTGCGGGTGGAACCCGGCTCCTACGTCTCGGGCCACAGCCCCATCCGCGACCGCTATCCCGAAGGCGCCGTCCTTACCATTGGTCAACTGCTCCGCTATGCCATCGCTGAGAATGACGCCAGCGCCAGCGACGTTCTGCTCACGTTGTCAGGCGGCCCGCAGCCCCTCACCTCCACCATGCAGCGTCTGGTCAAGGATGGCCTCCGCGTCGATCGCACAACCAAGGAAATGCGCGCCGACCTCGAGAAACTCGGCCCCCAGGCCATAGCCGCGGACCCTCGAGATTCCACCACGCCGGAAGCCTATACGGCGCTTCTCACTCTGGTCCACCGCCGCATGCTCCTCAAGCCCAAGCCCGCGGAACTCCTGCTGACGTGGCTCTCGGAGGCGAGTCAGAGCCCACAACGCCTGAAGGCGCTGCTCCCCGCGGACGTGCGGGTCTGGCATCTTCCCGCCACCTGCGGGGCAAAGGACAAAACGAATCTCTGCACCAGCGATGCAGGCGGCATCGTCCTGCCCGGAGACCAAGGCAACATTCTGCTGAGCGTCTTCCTGAAGCTCTCCCCGCGCGAGGAAGCAGACCGTGAGAAGACCCTGGCTGAAGCGGCCCGCGCCGTCTATCGCTTCTTCACGACGCCCGAGTAGAGGCCTGGCCGCACTCACTTTCCCTCTACCCCGCACGGCAAGGCCAGGAATAAAAGCGACGCAGAACGGCATACGCAATGGTGGCCCTGCGGCGGCTTCGGAATTTCCCGAATCCAGCGGGCCAAGGGGCATCCAATAGAGGCACAGAACCCGCGACGCCTTCGTCCGCGGCCCGTCCTGGCTAGGCAGCTGATCCAACATGAGTCTCCACCCCATTCGAATCCTTGCGCTATCCGGCAGCCTCCGCGCGAACTCCTCGAACAAAGAGTTGCTCCGGGCGGCGGTCACGCTGTGCCCACCCGGGATTGACATGCTGATCTACGAGGGGCTTGGCGCGCTGCCCCACTTCAACCCCGACCACGACGGCGAGCAGGCGGAGCCAGGCGTCACCGGTTGGCGCTCGAGCCTGCGGAGTTGCGATGGCGTTGTGTTCTCCGTTCCCGAATACGCCCACGGAGTCCCCGGCTCCTTGAAGAATGCACTGGACTGGGTGGTGGGCGGGTCCGAATTTGTTGGCAAACCGGTTACCCTCTTCAATGCTTCGCCCCGCGGAACCTATGCGCAGGCATCTCTGCTGGAAACTCTCACGGTCATGTCCGCGAACGTGGTGTCGGAAGCCTCCGTCACCCTGAACCCCACGGGTAAGCCGTTCTCCGCGGACGAGATCCTGGCGAATCCTGAACTGTCCGCCCTGTTGCGCTCCGCCATCGAGTCCTTCGTGGCGGCTATCCGGGCGACGAAGGACGCACAGTAACCGGGGAGAGCAATTGCCGTTTCGCGGCCGGCGGCCCTGGGTTATGATGCTGCCATGCTCACCCGCTTGCTGCCGTGGGCCCTTCTGCTGGCCCTCCTGTCACCTGCCGCCGGGGCGCCCGGCGACGATCCCTGGAAGAAACTGCTTGCGCTCGCCGGTGAGTGGGAGGGCACGCAAGGCGGCCGGCCGCTCAAGCTCACCTACATGGTGATCTCTGGAGGCCATGCCCTCATGGAAACCTGGAAGATGCCTGCGCCGGAGCCCGACATGGTCACCATCTACCATCGCGACGGAGCAGCCTTCGTGGCGACGCACTATTGCAGCGCTGGCAATCAGCCGCGCATGCGGGCCGCCGGAGCGGACCCGGATGGAAAATCCATCCGTTTCCGTTTCACCGATATCACCAATCTGGCGAAACCGGACGCCGACCACATCCGCCACGTCACGGTCAGCTTCGTGGATGCCAACCACTTCAACCAGGAATGGTTCAGCATGGAACAGGGCAAGGAACAGTCCGCCACCTTCCACTGGACCCGCAGGACAAAGTAGCCGCGCACACGCCCTCGCCTTTCCAGCCCGCCTCCCAATGGGAAACTGGACGGTATGACCGCGAAAAGTGCGCCCCGCGCGAAGGCTGGATTCCTCAGGCAATACGGACTCAGCCTGACCGCGATCGCGATTCTCCTTTTGTGGTTAGCCCTGTATTTCGTCAATGACCCCCAGACTCACCGTGGTTCGTACTTCGGAAACGCCATAGCCGACTGGACCGGCGTGGTGGTAACCGTGATTGCCACGAAGTACTTCTACGAGGTGGGGTCCGCGGAGAGCAGACAGCCGGACCACGGGTTCCGCAGCCGTCTCATGGAAACACTGCGGGATCATTCGTTGTCCATCTTTCTCGGGATCACCGGCGGGGGCTGGACCATCCTCTACTTGAAGATGGACTCCGAAGGCAAATGGGGTCAGGTAGTTGGCAACATCGTGTCCGAGTGGACGCAGCTCCTCGGGCTGGTCCTCCTCACCAAACGCCTGATCGAGCGGAAATCTAAGGAAAGCAAGGAATAGAAACGGTCCGGCAAGTGCCGCCCGCATGAGTTTACAGCGCCCGCGGCACGCTTTCCTGCATCAAAGGGAGAGGGATTGTATCCCGCTGCCCGCGTTGTGCCTCCAGGGAACGCCCAAAGCCTCACGACAGCAAAATGAGCCACGAAGCTGCTAATCTGAACCGAAGTGTACGCTCGACAGCGTCTCGTACACTTGTCTCCGGCTTATTAACCAGGCGAGTATGCATCGATCGGAACGCCTCACGATCGCACCGGGTGCGTCTCTGAGTCGTACTCCCGCCCCGGGCGGCTCACCGCGGAGGGCGGCCGGCAAATGGAACTACATGATCAGGAAAGCGAAGCGAGGAGAATGAAGATGAAACTGGCGAGAGCGGCACTGCTACTCACCTCGGCCATTTCGGCTTGGGCCCAGGTCAACGTGGGCGAACAGAAACCCGAACCCACCTTGCCGTTCAAGATGACCACAACGGCCAACTTCGAACTGCCATGGCGCATCGCCTTCCTGCCGGATGGCCGCATGTTGGTCACCGAGAAGATCGGGCCCATCTGGCTGGTCTCCGCCCAGGGGGAAAAGATCTCTGCCCTCAGCGGGACGCCGCCCGTCTATTGGCAAGGTCAGAATGGCATGCTGGGTGTCTTCCTCTCGCCGACTTACGCTACCGACCAGCGCATCTACATCACCTACATCGAACCGGGCGACTACGGCGGAGGCCAGGCACTGGCCCGCGCCAAGCTGAATCTGGGCCGCGTCCCCCGGCTGGAGAATTTCGAAGTGATCTGGCGCCAGATGCCTCGCGGCAAGGGCGGCCAGGCGGGCGGCCAGATCGCCTTCTCCGCCGATGGTCAGTATTTGTACATGTCGGTGGGCGATCGCCAGCGCATGACGCCAGCACAGGATCCCGACCAGCCCGTCGGAAAGATTCTACGCCTGACGCTGGATGGCAAGCCCGCCCCGGGCAACCCCAACTTCGGCAAGACCGGCGCCGCGACCATCCCATTGATCGATCCACCGCGCAACACCGAACTCGCCAAGACAGCGCAGCCGGTCAGCGCCTACACCTTCCCCGGACCCAACCAGACGCCGGCCGAAACCTGGGCCAGCGGCTTCCGCGCCCCCTACGGCCTGGCCTTCTCGCCCGCCGGTGAACTGTGGGAAGTCGAACACGGCCCCCGCGGCGGCGACGAGTTGAACCTGATTGAAAAAGGCAAGAACTACGGCTGGCCGCTCGTCTCCTACGGCAAGAACTATGACGAGGTGCCGATTCCGAACCCCGACACCCGGCCCGACCTGGCGAAGCCTGTGCTCTATTGGGTGCCGGTGATCGCCCCCGGCAACCTGATGTTCTACCACGGCAAGAGCACCTTCCCGCAGTGGGACGGCAGCGGCTTCGTCAGCGGCCTTGCATCAATGTCGATCACTCGCATCCTCTTCGACGGCAAGGGCGGAGCCAAAACAGCCGAGCGCTGGGAAGTGGGCAAACGCATCCGCGATGTGGAACAGGGTCCCGATGGCTCACTGTGGATGCTGGAAGACGCCAATCCCGGCGCGCTGATCCACGTGACGCCGAAGTGACCCGGTCGCCCTGGAAAATTGTTGGCATGTTGCTGCTGGCCGCGGGACTCCACGGCCAGCAGCAGCCAATTGCGTACAGCCACAAGACGCACTTGGCGTTGGGCCTGAAGTGCAACTCCTGCCACAAGAACGCGGACCCTGGCGAAGCGATGGGCTTCCCGGCGGAGTCGTTCTGCATGAGCTGTCATCGGACAATAAAGACGGGTAGTCCAGACATCCAGAAGCTGACCGCCGCCGCCAAGGCAAAGGAACCCCTCCCCTGGGGCCGTGTCTACCGGCTCCCGGCGTACGTCTACTTCAGCCACCGCGTGCACACGTCAGCCGGAACGGCCTGCGAAACCTGCCACGGCCCGGTGCCCCAGCGCGACGTCATCACCAGGGAAGTAACGCACGACATGCGATCCTGCATCGCGTGCCACACTGCGGCGAAAGCCCGGCAGGACTGTACCGCCTGCCACGAAGAACGTCAGTAGGGTCGGTGGGCAGCGGGACACTTCACGTCACCTCGCAATGCTTCCGGCTAGAGCTGGGCCGAGGTAGGTCACGCCGAGACGCGCGTCAGTTGACCCGATCGCTGATTGCGGGCCTGTACCGATTTGCTTTCACGATGCTTTTTGTAAGGAGCCATACTGTGCCTGCCGTCCTTGCCCCTCGAATGCGTGAGTTCAGGTTTCAGGGGTAGCCAGTACCTTACGCAAATGCCGGCGACCATCCCAGCGAGGAAGCAGAACGGGTGCCGCTTCGCATCCAAGCTGGCCACCCACGCGCACTCGGCAATCGCAACCCGGACCGGTTGGGTAGCTGGTCCGGACGTGTGCATCTCCCACGGGAGAAGGCAGAGCATGCCCAATGCGAACGGTGGTCGTTCTCTGTATGGGGATACTTTTTCATCTGGTTCGAGAAGTCCGCGGGCAGTTTCATGATTCGATCCTCTCCCTCGATCAGCCCACCCCAAGCATACCTGCTCAGCCTTGTTGCGATGATGCGCTGCAATCGGTTTTCGACTGCTTCTCGGGAATTCTGAGCGCCTAAGAAGAGGGCTCTCCTCGGTGGAGCTTCTACGATGACTCCTCGAAATGCTAGGCCGCTTTACCGCTTTCGGTGGCGTATTTGGGTACGGACCTTCAGAGGTGGCAATTCATCAGAGTCTGTCCGCCGTCGCTGTCGGGTTTTATGCGTACTTCCTCTGGCTAACTCTCCTTCACGTCGGCGTTACGAGTTTCCTCTTGTCCGGGATTCACGGAGTAGAGGGTGGAGAACTCAATCTGAACGAGCTTTGGGCCTCTTGACTTTGTTCTGTAGAATCTCAAGTCTCCGTCTCCAAAGATGACCTCTGAATCGGGAGCAAACCCCTTCAAGTGGTCCAGCAAGCTGGAGAGTGTGATCGCGTGTTGTTTCTTCATGACATCCTTTCCGGAGATCATAGCCCATTTGGCAGGATGTGCTCTCCAGTCAGCGATAGTGAGGAAACACCCGAGGCGGGGACCGCCTGAGAATCTTCGCGCTTGGGTATCGCCCCTTTCGTACAAGCCGCTCCGTGCTGTAATGAGTGCGTGAGGCGATCTGCCTGGGTGATCCTCGTGCTTGCGTTGTCAGCTTGGAGTGCGACCAAACTTCAGCCGGCATTTCCCTCCGAGGTCAGGCCACCGGATGACTCGCTCATCCTCCCTCTGTGGTTATGTTCTAAGAGTTCTGCAAAAGCAAAGAGGGCCATGGTAAGCCTTTCTGATCCGTATCGCAGCGGAAGGAAGGAAAGGACCAATGACCCGAAAGAAGGATACCGCGAACCGGGTGGACTGGAAAGCGGTGATGGCGGAAGACTCCGATTTCATGAAGGCGCTGGTGCAGAGCGTCGTGCAGCAGGTACTGGATGCCGAGATGGAGGAAACGCTCTGTGCGGCGCGGTCGGAGCGCACCCCGATGCGCACCGGCTATCGCAGCGGCTCCTATGTCCGTGGGCTGGTGACGCGGGTCGGCCGCATTGAGCTGCGCGTGCCGCAGGACCGGCAAGGGCGCTTCCGGACCGAGGTCTTTGAGCGCTATCAGCGCAGCGAAAAGGCGCTGGTCGGGGCGCTGGCCGAGATGTACGTGCAGGGCGTGTCGACGCGCAAGGTGAAGGCGATCACCGAGGAACTATGTGGGCATGAGTTTTCGGCCTCGACGATCAGCCGGATCAACCAGACGATGGACGAGGAACTGGAGAAGTTCGCGACGCGGCCGCTGGAGGAGGACTATCCGTTTCTGATCCTGGACGCGCGCTACGAAAAGGTGCGCGAGGACGGCGTGATCCGGAGCCGGGCGGTGCAGGTGGCGATCGGGGTGAACTGGGACGGGCGGCGCTGCATCCTGGCCGTGGAACTGGCCAACCGGGAGAGCGCGTCGAGCTGGCGCGAGTTTCTGGTGAAGCTGCGGCAGCGGGGGCTGCGCGGAGTGGAACTGGTTGTCAGCGACGATCACGCGGGCCTGAAGCGTGCGATTGCCGAGGTCGTGCCGGAGGCCGCCTGGCAACGGTGCTACGTGCACTTCCTGCGCAATGCGCTGGACCATCTGCCGCGCAAGGCCGACGACGATTGTCTGACCGAGTTGCGCTGGATCTACGACCGCCGCAACCTGGCCGAGGCGCGGCAGGATCTGGCGGCATGGCTGAAGAAGTGGGAATCGCGCTACGCCAGATTGTGCCAGTGGGTGGAGGAGCAGATCGAGGAGACGCTGACGTTTTACCGTCTGCCGCAGGCGCACCACAAGCATCTGAAGTCGACGAACATGCTGGAGCGACTGAACGAGGAGCTCAAACGCCGGACCCTGGTGGTGAGGATCTTCCCGAACGCGGCGAGCTG is a window from the uncultured Paludibaculum sp. genome containing:
- a CDS encoding alpha/beta hydrolase fold domain-containing protein gives rise to the protein MSFCSALLLLLVGGSVGSAVSAQPPLKPGRKYTTVERFSPERLAAVHAARMQFARERKPGPPIGVYQDFPAVLHVHAEDAPHTLGKRAEVLAAAKQTGIRVVMLSDHGGPQPATWHGLRDGVLFLAGAENGGKHELIYPSPAPGVRFHSHPEGELNASAEGWDGMEIYNRHADAEDDTDLIAYLKTAASSPAQLQALAQIFKQFPDEAFGAGCDYWPEIFARWDSITSTRPFTGIAANDAHQNQVLDGGKLVLDPYPVAFRNVVTHILARELTEESVIASLRAGRAYVSHDWLCDPAGFYFIATNNLGVYEMGDAIPLAGTTRLVLRSPIAANWKIFYEGKVVFEQKGALLSYVAAAPGSYRAEAWLEVDGEQRPWIYTNAIRTEKPDYSKVGLPNQTLDPGIGVEKDIEYTAGAAEDAEKHKLDIYKKEGLAANAPVLFFVHGGAWRSGDRKQYPFFGNLFTKSGYIVVVPSYRLSPKVKHPGHIEDVAAAFAWTVKNIAARGGDPARIVVAGHSAGGHLVALLATNPQWLATYGLDARNIRAVLALSGVYNLTALEGSTNSAVFGSDPDVLRGASALKQIRSGLPPFLVTYCQWDYATLPQQAVEFHDALKSAGLRSELVYIPGESHITEMTNITKPTDALARTMQNFLEGLQ
- a CDS encoding PfkB family carbohydrate kinase, whose product is MSAAPEFDVVGVGLNATDTMIVIPHFPAYGGKVPFLDEMFSPGGQVASAMVCCSALGLKAKYIGTIGDDQRGDIQWQSLEGSGVNLDHVQRRVNCPNQSAYILIDQTTGERTVFWSRSDCLRLEPDEITPEMITCARLLHIDGHDTPAVAHAARIARQHGIPVTVDVDTLYKGFENVLPNVDYLITSSEFPERWTGEADPMKALTLLQDSFGMKVAAMTLGAHGALARVGGRFVYSPAFVVNCLDTTGAGDVFHGAFCYSVVKGFEIGEALEFANAMAALNCTAMGARGGISPESEARALIARGERRTKSEFKAYRI
- a CDS encoding PQQ-dependent sugar dehydrogenase; this encodes MKLARAALLLTSAISAWAQVNVGEQKPEPTLPFKMTTTANFELPWRIAFLPDGRMLVTEKIGPIWLVSAQGEKISALSGTPPVYWQGQNGMLGVFLSPTYATDQRIYITYIEPGDYGGGQALARAKLNLGRVPRLENFEVIWRQMPRGKGGQAGGQIAFSADGQYLYMSVGDRQRMTPAQDPDQPVGKILRLTLDGKPAPGNPNFGKTGAATIPLIDPPRNTELAKTAQPVSAYTFPGPNQTPAETWASGFRAPYGLAFSPAGELWEVEHGPRGGDELNLIEKGKNYGWPLVSYGKNYDEVPIPNPDTRPDLAKPVLYWVPVIAPGNLMFYHGKSTFPQWDGSGFVSGLASMSITRILFDGKGGAKTAERWEVGKRIRDVEQGPDGSLWMLEDANPGALIHVTPK
- the bshB1 gene encoding bacillithiol biosynthesis deacetylase BshB1 produces the protein MFYPPLLDLENAPALDVLAIAAHPDDIEQTCGGALLKMAEMGYVTGALDLTAGDMGTRGSPELRMEEARKAASILRLDFRENLQMPDARLENSIPLRMTLMGVIRRLKPKVLILPYWEARHPDHYVASILGFEAAFLSGIRKMDDLAEPHRPFKVVYASSYATVAPSFVMDITPYFERRMESLFAYESQYGETAQGAGLFPKKEEIHDRLRSIARYYGNLIGAKYGEPYVVKETMKVDDLVSMGVRSF
- a CDS encoding cupin domain-containing protein → MSQGTIVRAAAGQAQFSPDRMGKVSLAAADHLYAGLNCLLPGQQHQAHTHADQDKMYVVLDGAGEVQLGEELSAVTAGDLILAPAGVLHGIHNTGVDPLVVLVVFSPPPVRK
- a CDS encoding cytochrome c3 family protein → MLLLAAGLHGQQQPIAYSHKTHLALGLKCNSCHKNADPGEAMGFPAESFCMSCHRTIKTGSPDIQKLTAAAKAKEPLPWGRVYRLPAYVYFSHRVHTSAGTACETCHGPVPQRDVITREVTHDMRSCIACHTAAKARQDCTACHEERQ
- a CDS encoding serine hydrolase — protein: MIRPALLLLLAAAAFGQESGVQSLASKALAAELTRIEQESGGQLGLAAICPEKNLRIGWRATDRFPLAELAHLPVAIRTMALMEAGLLPFRKWVRVEPGSYVSGHSPIRDRYPEGAVLTIGQLLRYAIAENDASASDVLLTLSGGPQPLTSTMQRLVKDGLRVDRTTKEMRADLEKLGPQAIAADPRDSTTPEAYTALLTLVHRRMLLKPKPAELLLTWLSEASQSPQRLKALLPADVRVWHLPATCGAKDKTNLCTSDAGGIVLPGDQGNILLSVFLKLSPREEADREKTLAEAARAVYRFFTTPE
- a CDS encoding rhomboid family intramembrane serine protease, which produces MIPIHDSQRSFSKPVMTTLIIGLNALAFLFELSFDPFTRNDLIAVLGFVPDHFRWITLFTSMFLHSGWMHLLGNMLFLWVFGDNIEDILGRMNFLVFYLLCGVAAAMGQYLINPDSRIPMVGASGAIAGVMGAYMVKFPHARITMIGWFIIIFSFDLPAYVVLLYWFALQFFSGFGAISDVQSRGGGIAFFAHVGGFLAGMALIHLFKTRDLYRQRRDLLW
- a CDS encoding NADPH-dependent FMN reductase, which gives rise to MSLHPIRILALSGSLRANSSNKELLRAAVTLCPPGIDMLIYEGLGALPHFNPDHDGEQAEPGVTGWRSSLRSCDGVVFSVPEYAHGVPGSLKNALDWVVGGSEFVGKPVTLFNASPRGTYAQASLLETLTVMSANVVSEASVTLNPTGKPFSADEILANPELSALLRSAIESFVAAIRATKDAQ